The window GTTGACGTACAGGAAGGCCGGCGCGCCCGGTCCGGCGTTCAGGTACTTGTACGTGCAGCCGACAGCGAAGTCGGCCCCGGAGACGTCCACCTCCATCGCGCCCACGCTGTGGCACAGGTCCCAGACGATCAGCGCGCCCGCCGCGTGCACCCGCGCCGTGACCTCGGGCACGTCCTGCCGCGCGCCGGTGCGGTAGTCGACCTCCGACAGCAGCACCACGGCCGCGTCGTCGAAACGGCCCTCGGCCAGGTCGCGGACCTCGTAGCCGCCCAGCGTCCTGGCCAGTCCCTGCACGATGTAGTGGTCGGTGGGGAAGTTCGCCGCGTCGGAGACGATCACGCGGCGGTCCGGGCGCAGCCGCAGGGCCGCCGAGACCGCCTGGTGGATCGCGACAGAGGTGGTGTTGCCCACCACGACCTGTCCGGGGCCGGCGCCGATGAGCGGGGCCAGCCGGTCGCCGAGGGTCAGCGGCTGGGTGTACCAGCCGGCGTGGTTCCAGCCGCCGACGAGTTCGCGTCCCCACTCGTCCTCGACCGCCTGCCGCACCCGCTCCGCGGTCCGGCGGGGCAGCGCGCCGAGCGAGTTGCCCACGAGGTAGACGATCCCCTCGGGCAGCACGAACTCGTCCCTGAACTCCCGCAGCGGGTCCGCCGCGTCCAGCGCCAGGCAGTGCTCTCGATCCGGCATCCGGTGGCTCCTTCCTCCGTGGTGTCGTTCACCGGTCGGAAACAGGGTCGTTCATCCCGAGAAGACCGCGCGCACCGACCCCAGCCCGTCGATGCGCGCCTCGAACACGTCGCCCGGCTCCACGGGCACCACCGGGCCGAGCGCGCCGGTCAGCACGACCTCGCCCGCCCGCAGTGGCCGGTCGCCGCGACCCAGTGCCGTCGCCAGCCAGGTGGCGGCGTTGAGCGGGTGCTCCATGCAGGCCGCGCCGGATCCCGCCGACACC is drawn from Nonomuraea muscovyensis and contains these coding sequences:
- the kynU gene encoding kynureninase encodes the protein MPDREHCLALDAADPLREFRDEFVLPEGIVYLVGNSLGALPRRTAERVRQAVEDEWGRELVGGWNHAGWYTQPLTLGDRLAPLIGAGPGQVVVGNTTSVAIHQAVSAALRLRPDRRVIVSDAANFPTDHYIVQGLARTLGGYEVRDLAEGRFDDAAVVLLSEVDYRTGARQDVPEVTARVHAAGALIVWDLCHSVGAMEVDVSGADFAVGCTYKYLNAGPGAPAFLYVNPRHLADAENALSGWNGHAEPFAFEPDYRPAEGIRRFAVGTPHVLSFAALDAALDIWERVPMARVRAKSMALTSLFLDLVGDRLEVASPREPERRGSQVSLRHPDGYPVMRALIERGVHGDFRAPDILRFGFAPLYTRYVDVHDAAATLAEVLDKELWRDERYARRLPVT